The Granulicella sibirica genome has a segment encoding these proteins:
- a CDS encoding MFS transporter, giving the protein MPAKPTNSPRQVLFASLIGTTIEFFDFYIYATAAVIVFPALFFPKSDPASAILASLATFAIAFVARPIGAALFGHFGDRIGRKTTLVIALSTMGLSTVAIGALPTYTSIGTAAPLLLALCRFGQGLGLGGEWGGAVLLAIENAPPNKRAWYGMFPQLGAPIGFFLSSGVFLLLSRLMTDKQFFTFGWRLPFLSSAALVFIGLYVRLTITETPIFAESLKRNEQHKVPLLSVFRDHTRTLVAGILLCLATFVLFYLMIVFALSWGTTALGFPRSKFLLMQLFCVLFFAATIPISALMAERGRRRVMFAVSIAIAIFGIFLGPLFAAGTTGAFATLAIGLTLMGLTYGPVGTMVSEIFPTPVRYTGSSMAFSLAGIFGASLAPYIATWLAKTYGLKYVGYYLSVSALLTILGLLMIRETSSETLTTAETAPIS; this is encoded by the coding sequence ATGCCAGCCAAGCCCACCAATTCCCCCCGCCAGGTTCTCTTCGCCTCCCTCATCGGCACCACCATCGAGTTCTTCGACTTCTACATATACGCGACCGCCGCTGTCATCGTCTTCCCCGCCCTCTTCTTTCCTAAGTCCGACCCCGCCTCAGCCATCCTCGCCTCCCTGGCCACCTTCGCCATCGCCTTCGTCGCCCGCCCCATCGGAGCCGCCCTCTTCGGCCACTTCGGCGACCGCATCGGACGCAAGACCACACTAGTGATCGCCCTCTCCACCATGGGCCTCTCGACAGTAGCCATTGGCGCGCTCCCGACCTACACCAGCATTGGCACCGCCGCTCCCCTCCTCCTGGCCCTCTGCCGCTTCGGCCAGGGCCTCGGCCTCGGCGGAGAGTGGGGAGGAGCCGTCCTCCTCGCCATCGAAAACGCCCCGCCCAATAAGCGCGCCTGGTACGGCATGTTCCCCCAGCTCGGAGCTCCCATCGGCTTCTTCCTCTCGAGCGGCGTCTTCCTCTTGCTCTCCCGCCTCATGACCGACAAGCAGTTCTTCACCTTCGGCTGGCGCCTGCCCTTCCTCTCAAGTGCCGCCCTCGTCTTCATCGGTCTCTACGTCCGCCTCACCATCACCGAGACCCCCATCTTCGCCGAGTCCCTCAAGCGCAACGAACAGCACAAGGTACCGCTCCTGAGCGTCTTCCGCGACCACACCCGCACCCTCGTCGCCGGAATCCTCCTCTGCCTCGCGACCTTCGTCCTCTTCTACCTCATGATCGTCTTTGCCCTCTCCTGGGGTACCACCGCCCTCGGATTCCCACGCTCGAAGTTCCTGCTCATGCAGCTCTTCTGCGTCCTCTTCTTCGCCGCGACCATCCCCATCTCCGCTCTCATGGCCGAGCGCGGACGCCGTCGCGTCATGTTCGCCGTCTCCATCGCCATCGCCATCTTCGGCATCTTCCTCGGGCCTCTCTTCGCCGCCGGAACCACTGGAGCCTTCGCCACCCTCGCCATCGGCCTCACCCTCATGGGCCTCACCTACGGTCCCGTCGGAACCATGGTCTCGGAGATCTTCCCTACTCCCGTCCGCTACACCGGAAGCTCGATGGCCTTCTCCTTGGCCGGAATCTTCGGAGCCTCCCTCGCACCCTACATCGCCACCTGGCTGGCCAAGACCTACGGCCTCAAGTACGTCGGATACTATCTCTCCGTCTCCGCCCTCCTCACCATCCTGGGTCTTCTCATGATCCGCGAAACCAGCAGCGAAACCCTCACCACCGCGGAGACTGCCCCAATCTCCTGA
- a CDS encoding winged helix-turn-helix transcriptional regulator: MATAAKVLTSRRSRRKGNLYDAQCPSRIVLDHVTSRWGSLVLLVLIDGTQRFSELGRAIGGVSEKMLAQTLQTLEADGLLLRTVYPTIPPKVEYSLTRLGTEAALHIRTLTNWVEDNVSTVMQFRSKRGGLQK; the protein is encoded by the coding sequence ATGGCTACGGCAGCGAAAGTCCTCACAAGCAGGCGCAGTCGGCGTAAAGGCAATCTCTACGACGCCCAGTGCCCGTCGCGCATCGTGCTCGACCACGTCACCTCGCGCTGGGGATCGCTCGTCCTTCTCGTCCTCATCGATGGCACGCAGCGTTTCAGCGAGCTTGGACGCGCCATCGGCGGAGTGAGCGAGAAGATGCTCGCCCAGACCCTCCAGACCCTCGAAGCCGACGGCCTTCTTCTTCGCACTGTCTACCCCACCATCCCGCCAAAGGTGGAATACAGCCTCACCCGCCTTGGAACCGAAGCCGCCCTCCACATCAGAACCCTCACCAATTGGGTGGAAGATAATGTCTCCACCGTCATGCAATTCCGCTCGAAGCGCGGAGGCCTGCAGAAATAA